The Aneurinibacillus uraniidurans genome segment AAATTATCAACAAAGAAAATAATCTGCATCGGTGTAGCTATGTTAGGCATGTTGTTGATTGTTGGTAATGGTGGTATAAGCGCATCCGGATTCGATGATTTACTTGGTATTGGCTACGGATTACTGGCAGCTGCATGCTATGCCTCATTAATGCTAGTAAACAAGTTCATCAAAAACATGGATGGGCTAGAAACTACATTCATTCAGCTTGGAATGGCCGCATTACTTCTCATGCCATATGTATTTTTTACTGAAAAATTCAACATCTCAGAAGTATCAAGTTCTTCCATTCTGTTTATCGTAATCTTAGGGATTATACATACAGGTATTGGATTCTTGTTATTTTTCTCAGGTATGAAGAAATTAAAAGGGCAGAGTATCGCGGCATTAAGTTATGTAGATCCAATCACATCATTAGTGATTTCTGCTGTTATCTTGCAAGAGAGCATGACATTTGTTCAGCTGCTTGGTGGTACATTGCTTTTAGGCTCAACATTCATTAGCGAAAATAAATCAATCAAATGGGTGAACAAACATGCATTCAATCAATCTTAATATCGGAAAGAACTTCAAACGAATCCGAACAGAACGAAACCTTAGTTTAGATAAAATGAGTGAACTAACAGGCGTAAGCAAAGCGATGTTAGGTCAAATCGAACGAGGAGAATCAAACCCGACTATCACAACAATATGGAAAATCGCCAGTGGACTTCACATCTCCTTTTCTTCTTTACTGGCAGAAGACACGCCACCGGTGACACTCGTTGATGTCCGTACCATTGATCCTGTTATCGAAAACGACGAGAAATATCGAGTATATCCGCTATTTCCTTTCCACCCGAAAAAACAATTTGAAATTTTTTCGCTTGTTCTTGAACCAGGGGGCAGCCATGAATCAGAAGGACACACTACAGGGGTAGAAGAATACGTTATCGTTGGTTCCGGTACGTTAGAATTTGTTATGGAACAGGAAATCTATCATGTGACGCAAGGCAGTGCTCTTCATTTTCAAGCAGACAGACCGCATTGTTATCGGAATGCAGGTACATCTCCTGTCGTTTGTTCCGTGATCATTCATTATCCGCATTAACATAGTAGGTACAGAAGAACAGGGGGGGGAGAAGGGATGCAAGAAAACATTCATCTAAAAACGTACGAAATGAACCAGGACAATGGAAGCTTTCTTCAGGGGGTAAAAGACTGTGTTCCAACCATATTAGGCTACTTAAGTATCGGATTTGCAGCGGGAGTGATCGAAAAGACCGCAGGACTTAGCCTACTTGAAATCGCACTGCTCAGCTTAATTTTGTATGCAGGTTCCGCTCAGTTTATTGCTGCAGGTATGATTGCAGCCGACGGATCGGCAACAGCGATTATTTTCACCATTTTCTTTGTTAATCTTAGACATCTTTTATTAAGTGCTGCTGTATCCCCATACTTCCGTCATTTGTCCCCGACGAGAAATATGTTGATTGGTGCTTTGCTTACGGATGAGTCTTTCGGAGTAGCTATGAACCGTGCCGTACATGAAAGTGCCATCAGCGAGCGGTGGATGCACGGGTTAAATATCACGGCTTATATCAATTGGTTTATCGCCAACATGGCCGGTGCTTTCTTCGGACGATGGATTGCCCATCCAGAACAGCTCGGTCTTGATTTTGCGCTGCCTGCGATGTTTATTGGGCTTCTCGTTCTGCAAATGGCAGGACGCAATCAAATCGTACGA includes the following:
- a CDS encoding helix-turn-helix domain-containing protein encodes the protein MHSINLNIGKNFKRIRTERNLSLDKMSELTGVSKAMLGQIERGESNPTITTIWKIASGLHISFSSLLAEDTPPVTLVDVRTIDPVIENDEKYRVYPLFPFHPKKQFEIFSLVLEPGGSHESEGHTTGVEEYVIVGSGTLEFVMEQEIYHVTQGSALHFQADRPHCYRNAGTSPVVCSVIIHYPH
- a CDS encoding AzlC family ABC transporter permease, whose translation is MQENIHLKTYEMNQDNGSFLQGVKDCVPTILGYLSIGFAAGVIEKTAGLSLLEIALLSLILYAGSAQFIAAGMIAADGSATAIIFTIFFVNLRHLLLSAAVSPYFRHLSPTRNMLIGALLTDESFGVAMNRAVHESAISERWMHGLNITAYINWFIANMAGAFFGRWIAHPEQLGLDFALPAMFIGLLVLQMAGRNQIVRDSIVAISAVVIAVGATLVFSGSIGIIVATVLAATIGMVIEKWT
- a CDS encoding DMT family transporter, with product MKSKIQFLLSMIIFGTIGVFVRHIDLSSSQIALLRSLIGSLFLMTVMFIMKKKISWKLVKANAVFLLLSSIALGGNWILLFQAYRHTTISNAALSYYFAPVFVMILSPFVLKEKLSTKKIICIGVAMLGMLLIVGNGGISASGFDDLLGIGYGLLAAACYASLMLVNKFIKNMDGLETTFIQLGMAALLLMPYVFFTEKFNISEVSSSSILFIVILGIIHTGIGFLLFFSGMKKLKGQSIAALSYVDPITSLVISAVILQESMTFVQLLGGTLLLGSTFISENKSIKWVNKHAFNQS